Below is a window of Humulus lupulus chromosome 9, drHumLupu1.1, whole genome shotgun sequence DNA.
taaAGTTTAGATTTTAGGGAGAAGAATATTTGTTCACCGCTTTATTCACGCGGTGtttcatttctatatatatatatatatatatactgtacAATTGACTTTCAGCCTTAGCTCATTACACGTGTAGATAAGGACTCCTCAAAATCATAACAGACAAATTATTACAAATCAATTACAATAAATATTTCCTTTAATTAGGATAACTTAATATTCTAGACAATCACACAGCTGGACACCCTTTATTGTAGGAATAGCCGTTATCATATCTTTTCATCCATCAATCATTTTACATCATGACTTGATCATATATAACATTATAATAAGTAATAAAGACGAACAAAAATAATCAATAATTAATTTCATCCTAATCAAAAACACACACGATTGTGTGTTACTTACCAGATTCTATTGAGATAAGAATTAGAGCATGCTGAGATCACATACACACTAAGAGAAAGTTTTTAAAGCAATAGTTCTTACGCTGCTCCCTTGATGGCTTGCCTCCAAAATAGCCTTTCCACCAAAGAATGCCTAAGATCATGAGAATAAGGAGCAATGCAGAAACAACCCCAATGACAATAATTTTTGTGCTTCTGCTTTCATCAGGAGGTTTGGAATCTGAAAATTTAGAAGCAAAAATAAGTGGATGGTGCTGGGAAACACACTCTTAACTACCATATAAACCTTCTCAAagtccctcaaaattcaagatcTTGAAGTTAGTTAAATTTGCTACTCATGTTTTTCTGGTATATACATGTTGTGAAAGGGGCAACGCTCAATTGGAGTGTGTGATCAGAGATAGAGTTGTATTGTGCCATCAGTAAAAGAGAGAGTTGTCATGAGTGCATGCTCTTGGTTACTAGAAGAGATTGGATGTAAACGTGAGTAGCAAGTGCAGCTGATATCTCCTCAAGAGAGCTAAAACAGAACATGGACTCCAAATTGCAGTCAAACTTCTATAACTCGGTTGTGTTCTTTACATTCTGTTTTGCTTTGTCTCTCTGGTTTATTTTGTTTCTAGGCTTAGGTGAGATTTTATGTTTGCAAGTAATCGAATTTGGTGAGAGAATAGCAGTAAAATTCCTACAAATAACttaataaatattttcattaaatcaAACATACAGAAGTACTTACCAGACTCCAAAGAGATAGCTGAAACAAGAGAACCATAAATCCCCCGTCTTGGAACATTTGTTGTCCCTTTCCCCGCATATTGGAAGCGAATATCCAATGTCTTATCAGTCACCGTGGTTTTAAATTTTCTAATCACGTCTTTATCAACTCCCTCTGCTTCTTTTTCAATATTGAAGTCCTTCAACTCCAGTTTTCCCTACAGTGAATCCCTTTAAATCACCAATCTATACAAACAATACTTGACCGTGTATGCGCTTAGGAAAAAGTGTATTTAAGAGTATGTCAATGAAGCTACCTGGACATAAACATCAAACATTCGGCTACCAACACTGTAATATGATCTATTGTCTCTTAATACTATCTCTGCAAAGTGGAGCTTGACAGTATAAGGTCCATTTGCTAGGCACCGTGCATGGTATGTCAACGAAAGAGGAGATAGGCGTGCAGCCGTATACAACTCAGAATTCTTCATTTTGAGCACGGATGCATTGTTTGAAATATAGTCTTTTATGGTACTCCAAGCATTCCAGAAATCACCAGTGCTGCTAAATCCCCAATCAGGTGAGCTGTGGAAGAACCTTGCACCACCTCCTGGATCTTCATCTCCTTGATACTTGATGTTTCCAAGGGTAATTTCTTTTCCACCGCAGTTTATATGCAACGAATATCGATCTATTATACCAATGCAGAAACATAAGGAACATGGTACTTTACCAATCCATAATTTCTCATTCATAGTTACATTGGTTCTTCAATGGGAAAAGATAAGGGATATTTTGGTTACCTTTTGAACATGGATTCATGCAGTGACCGAGTAATCTGCATTAAAGTGGTTTAAGGAAGTACAATTAGATTGTGTAAAATTGATAATCAAGGTGTTATCATCTAAGGTTAGTTGAGTTTATAGCTTACTTGTTGTTCTGTTGGGAAAAGCTTCTGAACAGATTGCTGATGAAACAACACAGCAGTTACTTTCACATTTATACAACTTCATAAAAAAAATGGTAAAAAGGAcagaaagaaaaaggaatgagcaACCCTTACAAGTTTTCTCGACAAGTTGGCGGTACAGAAATTTCAGAAAAATTATTGTAAGAAAGATCTATTACACTGCAAACAAAGATGAAATTCTTCATCAGCTTATTGTAAACAAAAGAAGTCACATACATAATGTTATGTTTAACCAAATAGCAATTGATATGCTTGAAGTAAATGAAAGATATCGGATGGAAAACATACTATCGATTATTTCTACTACTGATCCAATCCGGAATAATGCCAGTGAGCTGGTTACTTGTCAGATATCTGCTTAATTGGgaatattattaaaatataataacatCAAGTTACTACACATAatacattatattaattgattatCCTAATGAATAGATTCTACAATACTTACATTGTGCTCAATTCCCTAATATTTCCAAAATTTGGAATGGTTCCTTCCAATCTGTTAAAACTAAGATCTCTGCAATATAAAACTTCAGTTGTCATAGCATAAAAAACAATGCAGATTTCAGAACATTAAGATGCATGAAATTCTTAATGTTCATGTCTCGTATTGAAACATTTAATTGCTTGTAATttgcaagaaaataaaaaataagtggAAAGAAGAATTACAAAGTCTCGAGATTTGTCAAGGTAGATAAGTATTCAGGAATTTTTCCTCTTATATTACAGCTTCTCAACATCCTGCAATTTCAAGAAAATCAGATAAGAAAATCCTTCTACTCAAATCATCTTTAATTATCTAATtagaaagaaaactaaaacaGAAAGATTGACTCACAATTTCTGCATGATGTTCATGTTTCTCAAGTCTGGAAATTCTGAGCTCGCACCCTTTAAGTCACTAATCCTTCTGCAGTGAGTCACATTATGATCAAATCTTCATAGCAACCAAGAAAGCTTCTTAATATGTCAAAATCAAATGAAGATTAACTACTTGTAATGGATAACTCACAGTGTGTCCAAATTATTCAAGACCGAAAGACTAGAAGGAATTGGCCCTTCAAATCCACTTCCTTGTATCTCTCTAATACAAATACATTTCAAACAAAAAAGGGTCACATAacacttcttttcttttcttttttcactTGGAAAAGCATATTATAGAATGAAAAGCTCTTACAAATTTTTAAGTAGTTTCCAACTCCTGAAAAAATCTGGTAGTCTTCCACTGAAATTATTGCTGCTAATCCTACTGCAAATGTATTATGCAAACACCATTATTAAATCGAGTTTTCTCGCTTACATATACAATATTTGAGGACTCAAATCTCAGACCTTGTGCGGGTAAACCATATATAGGCTGGTCTGTTTGAACTAATTCATAAAATTTTAGTTCTAAAGAAGACTTACAGAGTTTGTAATTTAGTCAGGTTAGTGAGAGTCACAGGCCATGTTCCATTGAGACTATTAGCACCAAGAAAGCTGCAATTAGCCACAGAAATACAGCCATAAACAATTTAGCAAATTAAAGTTGATTAAAGAATTAAATTAAAAGAGAATGAAAGTTTAAAAACTGACAGAGTCTCCATGTTAACCAGATTTCCAAACTCAGGGGGAATTGTTCCAGAAAAAGAGTTGCTCTCCAGACCCCTGAAAATCACAATTCTCTTAATGTCAAATGTCCCttaaacatgttttataaaggcACTTAAAAAGAGAGAGTTTAAACATACAATGCTTTGAGAGTAGTTATTCTTCCCAAAAAGCTGGGTATTGGTCCTGTTAAATTGTTGACACTGAGAACCCTGCAGTGGTTCCTTTCCATTAATACAAACACTATATGTGCATACATACAAAGCTAAAACTTGACCATAAAGGGTATGTTGAAAATTACAGTGTTTCCAACTTTGTAGAAGCCCATTCACTGGGTATTGTACCACTGAGGTAGTTCTGCCCCAAATTACTACATAAAAGCAAGAAAAATTATGAATGGTGTTAGTAATACAAATCAGAGAATGGGTTTGAGGTAACAAACAACAAAAAACTTAAAAAGTACATACAGTTCCTTTAGGTATTGTAGCTTTCCCACTGATGGTGGAAGCACCCCATCAAGATCCTGCCCTACAAAGTTACTGCATTGATCCAAAACATGCCCAAGTCATGATCATAATTCAACATGGATAATTGTAAAAGATACAAGAGGGAAAAGAGGGACATTACATGGTTTGGACATGGCATACATTTGCAGAGATGGAGCAATTGCAGATGATGAAGTTGAAGTACTGATCTGTATGGGGTCTCTCAGTGGTTGTTTTGTTACTGCATGGATCATTGAAATTCCAGTCATTCTTATTCAGCTGTGCAGCTATTTCTTTAATTGCTTTCACTGCAAATACACAAGAGCACACACTTTATCAAAATTAAATCTTTTCATAAATATCAAAAACAAAATAAGTACATAAATATCCCAACTGCTAGACTAAGCTACTAGAACAAGATTACTTCCACATGGGGTGGCTAAATTTTGAGTTTCAAGAACAGTTTATACAGCTATTTCATCCCAAATTTCAAATGCAGAAGTCGGTGTCATAAGGGGAAGAAAAGTAGGCCCGTTTGAAAAAGGGAAGACAGAGAAAGACTCAAACCCAATGAATCATTTGTAAAAagctaaaagtttgaattttgttTGAAAAGAGAGAAAGAGTATGAACCCCATTTGGGTTTTCATCTTCAAACAGTTTCatcaagaaaaaagaagaaactgCCCTTATTACCTTCAGAAGTGGGAAGATTTTTAGGTTGAGCACTGGTTTGGATGGGACCCATTTCCATGCAGAGAAGCAAGAGGACTACAACTACAACTGCATGGATTATGGTGTTGGTCTTAGCCATTTTCAGCTTCTGTTTGTGTGTATTAAGAAGAATTGTACTCCAgttgagaagaagaaaaagaagaagagaatatcTTAACGGAAGCCAACTGGGATTTTGACTATGGAGTTTTGTCCCCTTcactgaaattatatttttatatgtttgtggtattatataagtatatatataatataaatggTTATGAAATGGTATGGAGACAGCGCGcaaggtttttggtaagaaaCTTCGTAAAATAGAAAGTT
It encodes the following:
- the LOC133800632 gene encoding probable LRR receptor-like serine/threonine-protein kinase At1g07650 isoform X2, translating into MAKTNTIIHAVVVVVLLLLCMEMGPIQTSAQPKNLPTSEVKAIKEIAAQLNKNDWNFNDPCSNKTTTERPHTDQYFNFIICNCSISANVCHVQTINFVGQDLDGVLPPSVGKLQYLKELNLGQNYLSGTIPSEWASTKLETLVLSVNNLTGPIPSFLGRITTLKALGLESNSFSGTIPPEFGNLVNMETLFLGANSLNGTWPVTLTNLTKLQTLRISSNNFSGRLPDFFRSWKLLKNLEIQGSGFEGPIPSSLSVLNNLDTLRISDLKGASSEFPDLRNMNIMQKLMLRSCNIRGKIPEYLSTLTNLETLDLSFNRLEGTIPNFGNIRELSTIYLTSNQLTGIIPDWISSRNNRYVIDLSYNNFSEISVPPTCRENFNLFRSFSQQNNKLLGHCMNPCSKDRYSLHINCGGKEITLGNIKYQGDEDPGGGARFFHSSPDWGFSSTGDFWNAWSTIKDYISNNASVLKMKNSELYTAARLSPLSLTYHARCLANGPYTVKLHFAEIVLRDNRSYYSVGSRMFDVYVQGKLELKDFNIEKEAEGVDKDVIRKFKTTVTDKTLDIRFQYAGKGTTNVPRRGIYGSLVSAISLESGTATNNDLIWTSTDLERGDDQPELHFFELDSILMATNKFSITNKLGQGGFGPVYKGQLHGKEVAVKRLSSSSSQGYEEFRNEIILISKLQHRNLVKLIGCCIENEEKLLIYEFMLNKSLDTFIFDDRRRVELDWAIRFNIIDGIARGLVYLHRDSSLRVIHRDLKASNILLDEKMTPKISDFGLARIFEGTLDLANTHRVVGTIGYMSPEYALRGIFSEKSDVFSYGVLLLEIISGKKNTSFKDEDQYQGLIAYSWQLWSEGRGIELVDEALGESYNESEALKCIHIGLLCIQDFATDRPSMAQVASMLSNQIFDQPQPKQPVFTFQASSNSYDPSIQSGNRCSVNEATVSIVEPR
- the LOC133800632 gene encoding probable LRR receptor-like serine/threonine-protein kinase At1g07650 isoform X4, producing MAKTNTIIHAVVVVVLLLLCMEMGPIQTSAQPKNLPTSEVKAIKEIAAQLNKNDWNFNDPCSNKTTTERPHTDQYFNFIICNCSISANVCHVQTINFVGQDLDGVLPPSVGKLQYLKELNLGQNYLSGTIPSEWASTKLETLVLSVNNLTGPIPSFLGRITTLKALGLESNSFSGTIPPEFGNLVNMETLFLGANSLNGTWPVTLTNLTKLQTLRISSNNFSGRLPDFFRSWKLLKNLEIQGSGFEGPIPSSLSVLNNLDTLRISDLKGASSEFPDLRNMNIMQKLMLRSCNIRGKIPEYLSTLTNLETLDLSFNRLEGTIPNFGNIRELSTIYLTSNQLTGIIPDWISSRNNRYVIDLSYNNFSEISVPPTCRENFNLFRSFSQQNNKLLGHCMNPCSKDRYSLHINCGGKEITLGNIKYQGDEDPGGGARFFHSSPDWGFSSTGDFWNAWSTIKDYISNNASVLKMKNSELYTAARLSPLSLTYHARCLANGPYTVKLHFAEIVLRDNRSYYSVGSRMFDVYVQGKLELKDFNIEKEAEGVDKDVIRKFKTTVTDKTLDIRFQYAGKGTTNVPRRGIYGSLVSAISLESDSKPPDESRSTKIIVIGVVSALLLILMILGILWWKGYFGGKPSREQRTATNNDLIWTSTDLERGDDQPELHFFELDSILMATNKFSITNKLGQGGFGPVYKGQLHGKEVAVKRLSSSSSQGYEEFRNEIILISKLQHRNLVKLIGCCIENEEKLLIYEFMLNKSLDTFIFVV
- the LOC133800632 gene encoding probable LRR receptor-like serine/threonine-protein kinase At1g07650 isoform X1 produces the protein MAKTNTIIHAVVVVVLLLLCMEMGPIQTSAQPKNLPTSEVKAIKEIAAQLNKNDWNFNDPCSNKTTTERPHTDQYFNFIICNCSISANVCHVQTINFVGQDLDGVLPPSVGKLQYLKELNLGQNYLSGTIPSEWASTKLETLVLSVNNLTGPIPSFLGRITTLKALGLESNSFSGTIPPEFGNLVNMETLFLGANSLNGTWPVTLTNLTKLQTLRISSNNFSGRLPDFFRSWKLLKNLEIQGSGFEGPIPSSLSVLNNLDTLRISDLKGASSEFPDLRNMNIMQKLMLRSCNIRGKIPEYLSTLTNLETLDLSFNRLEGTIPNFGNIRELSTIYLTSNQLTGIIPDWISSRNNRYVIDLSYNNFSEISVPPTCRENFNLFRSFSQQNNKLLGHCMNPCSKDRYSLHINCGGKEITLGNIKYQGDEDPGGGARFFHSSPDWGFSSTGDFWNAWSTIKDYISNNASVLKMKNSELYTAARLSPLSLTYHARCLANGPYTVKLHFAEIVLRDNRSYYSVGSRMFDVYVQGKLELKDFNIEKEAEGVDKDVIRKFKTTVTDKTLDIRFQYAGKGTTNVPRRGIYGSLVSAISLESDSKPPDESRSTKIIVIGVVSALLLILMILGILWWKGYFGGKPSREQRTATNNDLIWTSTDLERGDDQPELHFFELDSILMATNKFSITNKLGQGGFGPVYKGQLHGKEVAVKRLSSSSSQGYEEFRNEIILISKLQHRNLVKLIGCCIENEEKLLIYEFMLNKSLDTFIFDDRRRVELDWAIRFNIIDGIARGLVYLHRDSSLRVIHRDLKASNILLDEKMTPKISDFGLARIFEGTLDLANTHRVVGTIGYMSPEYALRGIFSEKSDVFSYGVLLLEIISGKKNTSFKDEDQYQGLIAYSWQLWSEGRGIELVDEALGESYNESEALKCIHIGLLCIQDFATDRPSMAQVASMLSNQIFDQPQPKQPVFTFQASSNSYDPSIQSGNRCSVNEATVSIVEPR
- the LOC133800632 gene encoding probable LRR receptor-like serine/threonine-protein kinase At1g07650 isoform X3, producing the protein MTGISMIHAVTKQPLRDPIQISTSTSSSAIAPSLQINFVGQDLDGVLPPSVGKLQYLKELNLGQNYLSGTIPSEWASTKLETLVLSVNNLTGPIPSFLGRITTLKALGLESNSFSGTIPPEFGNLVNMETLFLGANSLNGTWPVTLTNLTKLQTLRISSNNFSGRLPDFFRSWKLLKNLEIQGSGFEGPIPSSLSVLNNLDTLRISDLKGASSEFPDLRNMNIMQKLMLRSCNIRGKIPEYLSTLTNLETLDLSFNRLEGTIPNFGNIRELSTIYLTSNQLTGIIPDWISSRNNRYVIDLSYNNFSEISVPPTCRENFNLFRSFSQQNNKLLGHCMNPCSKDRYSLHINCGGKEITLGNIKYQGDEDPGGGARFFHSSPDWGFSSTGDFWNAWSTIKDYISNNASVLKMKNSELYTAARLSPLSLTYHARCLANGPYTVKLHFAEIVLRDNRSYYSVGSRMFDVYVQGKLELKDFNIEKEAEGVDKDVIRKFKTTVTDKTLDIRFQYAGKGTTNVPRRGIYGSLVSAISLESDSKPPDESRSTKIIVIGVVSALLLILMILGILWWKGYFGGKPSREQRTATNNDLIWTSTDLERGDDQPELHFFELDSILMATNKFSITNKLGQGGFGPVYKGQLHGKEVAVKRLSSSSSQGYEEFRNEIILISKLQHRNLVKLIGCCIENEEKLLIYEFMLNKSLDTFIFDDRRRVELDWAIRFNIIDGIARGLVYLHRDSSLRVIHRDLKASNILLDEKMTPKISDFGLARIFEGTLDLANTHRVVGTIGYMSPEYALRGIFSEKSDVFSYGVLLLEIISGKKNTSFKDEDQYQGLIAYSWQLWSEGRGIELVDEALGESYNESEALKCIHIGLLCIQDFATDRPSMAQVASMLSNQIFDQPQPKQPVFTFQASSNSYDPSIQSGNRCSVNEATVSIVEPR